The Chitinophaga sp. H8 genome contains a region encoding:
- a CDS encoding homoserine kinase, with protein MDAIKVFAPGTVANVACGFDVIGLAMDAPGDEMILRRTDKPGITISAIHGANLPTDPLQNVAGVAVQALLQKYANPDIGIDIEIFKNIHPGSGIGSSAASSAGAVVGVNHLLGQPFTPKQLVRFAMEGERLASGAAHADNVAPAVMGGFTLVRSYKPLDITSLHTPADLWVSVIHPQIEVKTSDAREILKQKVLMTDAIRQWGNVGALVAGLYQENYDLISRALEDVIVEPVRAILIPAFYALKTKCKDAGALGGGISGSGPSVFMLSKGEENARKVAAMMDTIYAPLGVDYKIYVSKINTQGVKVI; from the coding sequence ATGGATGCTATAAAAGTATTTGCTCCCGGTACCGTGGCCAACGTAGCCTGTGGCTTTGATGTAATAGGCCTGGCCATGGATGCCCCCGGAGATGAAATGATATTAAGAAGAACCGATAAACCCGGTATTACCATATCCGCTATTCACGGCGCTAATCTGCCTACAGATCCGTTGCAGAATGTAGCGGGCGTAGCTGTACAGGCATTACTACAGAAGTATGCCAACCCGGATATTGGCATTGACATAGAAATATTCAAAAACATACATCCCGGTAGTGGTATTGGCTCCAGTGCTGCCAGCAGTGCTGGAGCGGTAGTAGGGGTCAATCATTTGCTGGGGCAGCCTTTTACCCCTAAACAACTGGTGCGCTTTGCAATGGAAGGCGAACGCCTGGCCAGTGGTGCGGCGCATGCCGACAATGTAGCGCCTGCAGTAATGGGTGGTTTTACCCTTGTAAGAAGTTATAAGCCCCTGGATATTACCAGCCTGCATACACCTGCCGACTTATGGGTAAGCGTGATACATCCCCAGATAGAGGTAAAAACTTCTGATGCGCGGGAGATCCTGAAACAAAAAGTACTGATGACAGATGCTATCCGCCAATGGGGAAACGTAGGGGCGTTAGTAGCAGGATTGTACCAGGAAAATTATGACCTGATCAGCCGGGCGCTGGAAGATGTTATTGTAGAACCGGTACGTGCCATCCTCATTCCGGCTTTCTACGCACTCAAAACCAAATGCAAGGATGCCGGCGCATTGGGCGGTGGTATCTCCGGATCCGGCCCTTCTGTATTTATGCTGAGCAAAGGAGAAGAAAATGCGAGGAAGGTAGCCGCTATGATGGATACCATCTATGCACCGTTGGGCGTGGATTATAAAATCTATGTGTCCAAAATCAACACACAGGGGGTGAAAGTTATTTAA
- the thrC gene encoding threonine synthase, whose product MHYYSLQNPQHRVSFEEAVVKGLAPDKGLYFPDHIPQLDKDFIDHLEQYDDLDIAYRVISPFVGHEIPEADLKQIIKDTLHFPFPLEKVADHIYALELFHGPTLAFKDVGARFMAGCLGYFRRNSTRPVTVLVATSGDTGGAVAHGFYNVPGIRVVILYPSGKVSTLQEKQLTTLGGNIVALEIQGTFDDCQQLVKTAFLDDDLQAHCQLTSANSINVARWLPQMFYYFLAYKQMKQAYPHLVFSVPSGNFGNICAGMMAAAMGMPVQRFIAATNINDTVPRFMETGKYTPGKATPTLSNAMDVADPSNFVRILRLFSDNLPALREKLTSGSFTDAATVTTMETVWAQHHYMLDPHGAVGYLGLEKYFQPAPGTAGIFLETAHPIKFADTAPAGLQDKITAPARIQELYDQPKAAVLLPDNYAALKQWLLANG is encoded by the coding sequence ATGCATTATTATAGTTTACAAAATCCCCAGCACCGGGTATCCTTTGAAGAAGCAGTGGTAAAAGGCCTGGCACCTGATAAAGGATTATATTTTCCCGATCATATTCCGCAGCTGGACAAGGATTTTATTGACCACCTGGAACAATATGACGACCTGGATATTGCTTACCGTGTCATCAGCCCTTTTGTTGGCCACGAGATTCCGGAAGCGGATTTAAAACAAATCATTAAAGACACGCTGCACTTTCCCTTTCCACTGGAAAAAGTAGCCGATCATATTTATGCGCTGGAACTGTTTCATGGGCCCACGCTGGCATTTAAAGATGTGGGCGCCCGGTTTATGGCAGGCTGCCTGGGATACTTCCGCCGCAACAGCACCAGGCCTGTTACGGTACTGGTAGCTACTTCCGGCGATACCGGCGGTGCAGTAGCACATGGGTTCTATAATGTACCCGGCATACGTGTGGTGATCCTCTACCCTTCCGGTAAAGTAAGCACCCTGCAGGAAAAACAACTTACCACCCTGGGCGGAAACATTGTAGCCCTGGAAATACAAGGCACTTTTGACGACTGCCAGCAGCTGGTAAAAACAGCTTTTCTGGACGACGACCTGCAGGCACACTGCCAGCTTACGTCGGCCAACTCTATCAATGTAGCCCGCTGGTTGCCACAGATGTTCTATTACTTCCTGGCCTACAAGCAAATGAAACAGGCCTATCCACACCTGGTATTTTCTGTGCCCAGCGGTAACTTCGGCAATATCTGCGCCGGGATGATGGCAGCAGCGATGGGCATGCCGGTACAGCGGTTTATTGCTGCTACCAATATTAATGATACGGTACCCCGGTTTATGGAAACCGGAAAATATACCCCAGGCAAAGCTACGCCTACACTGTCCAACGCGATGGATGTAGCCGACCCCAGCAATTTCGTACGCATATTGCGGTTATTCTCCGATAACCTGCCTGCCCTCCGCGAAAAGCTGACTTCAGGCAGTTTTACAGATGCGGCTACCGTAACAACAATGGAAACAGTATGGGCACAGCACCATTACATGCTGGACCCACATGGGGCGGTAGGCTACCTGGGACTGGAAAAATACTTCCAACCCGCTCCCGGCACGGCAGGCATTTTCCTGGAAACAGCACATCCCATAAAATTTGCTGATACTGCCCCGGCAGGGTTACAGGATAAAATAACCGCTCCGGCACGTATTCAGGAACTGTACGACCAGCCCAAAGCAGCTGTTTTACTGCCAGACAATTACGCTGCACTGAAACAATGGCTGCTGGCCAACGGATAA
- a CDS encoding tetratricopeptide repeat protein has translation MKYLAILFLTACLSCQSSTHRQAVTTAADTVLYSPLIVPYTDSIQQFPEKHELYYRRGLLLFNTHPKLAQTDFEKAGALAPAITDYWAGAGEAALLNNEYSKAVAHFHQALQTAPGYGYLQYRLATAMVENQSYKSADSLADILAHGQGPRDQAYYLKARIAEDRRDTAQAIKHLTAAISIAGPHSEYDAVMELGDLLQAQRSPAALHYYDLAYQLDSTNAEPLYSKGQYEEQLGKTADAVKSYRQAILTDPGYQAAYMSLGKISMAQQHWKEGVQYFNMAAKTSPTDAAAYYYRASCYEKLGNKTLAIEDYTKALSFKKAYPEAQQALDRLLK, from the coding sequence ATGAAGTATTTAGCAATACTCTTTTTAACAGCTTGCCTGTCGTGCCAATCCAGCACCCACAGGCAAGCTGTTACTACTGCCGCCGATACCGTGTTGTACAGCCCCCTCATCGTTCCCTATACAGATTCTATTCAGCAATTCCCGGAGAAACATGAGCTGTATTACCGGCGTGGCTTATTGCTATTCAATACGCACCCTAAACTCGCACAAACAGATTTTGAAAAAGCCGGTGCGCTGGCCCCTGCCATTACGGATTATTGGGCAGGCGCAGGTGAAGCAGCGCTACTGAATAATGAATACAGTAAAGCAGTAGCGCATTTTCATCAGGCCCTGCAAACAGCTCCCGGTTATGGGTATCTTCAATACCGGCTGGCTACCGCCATGGTGGAAAACCAGTCGTATAAATCGGCCGATAGCCTGGCAGATATTCTGGCACATGGCCAGGGACCGCGTGACCAGGCCTATTACCTCAAGGCACGTATTGCGGAAGACCGCAGGGATACTGCGCAGGCCATCAAACACCTCACCGCCGCCATTTCCATTGCCGGCCCGCACAGTGAATATGATGCCGTAATGGAACTGGGCGATCTGCTGCAGGCGCAACGCTCCCCTGCCGCACTCCACTATTATGATCTTGCTTACCAGCTGGACTCCACCAATGCGGAACCATTATATAGCAAAGGACAATACGAGGAACAGCTGGGCAAAACTGCCGATGCTGTAAAATCCTATCGTCAGGCTATCTTAACAGATCCCGGTTATCAGGCGGCGTATATGTCGCTCGGAAAAATAAGCATGGCACAGCAGCACTGGAAAGAAGGTGTGCAGTATTTTAACATGGCTGCCAAAACCTCCCCTACCGATGCAGCCGCCTATTACTACCGCGCTTCGTGCTACGAAAAACTGGGCAATAAAACATTGGCCATAGAAGATTATACCAAAGCGCTTTCGTTCAAAAAAGCATATCCTGAAGCACAGCAGGCACTGGATAGGTTGTTAAAATAG
- the thrA gene encoding bifunctional aspartate kinase/homoserine dehydrogenase I: MQVLKFGGTSVGSTKAIEQVCHILQHHKPAGQYAIVVSAMGGITDKLIQCGQLAGQGQEQYRVILQEIETRHLDTIRELFPITAQSSLISQLKKKLNTLESLCDGIFQVGELSKRSLDKIMSFGELISSVLVAEKLKQQGLYAGWKDSRELIVTDEYFGNARVDFPATNHQIAEYFQAAPADYIVFPGFVARSPSGETTTLGRGGSDYTAAIIAAATHAEVLDIWTDVSGMMTADPRLVSQAIPITHISYEEAMELSHFGAKVIYPPTIQPVMDKRIPIWIKNTFAPADHGTLIQDNADRSFPVTGISGIQHIALLTLEGSGMVGIPGFSKRLFDALLQERINVILITQSSSEHSITVGIHEVDMLKAKTAVDSEFSQEIQEKHIEPLIVERDMSIVAIVGDKMKNHHGTSGKLFSALGRNGVNVRAIAQGSTEKNISTVINKADIRKALNVLHEAFFETPLKQVNIFIAGVGNVGSKLLEQLHQQNTYLQNELGLQVRVIGLANSKKMLLQDNSFDLEQWREQLATGEPTDMPAFVQMIKTLNLRNSVFIDNTASKEVAAVYGEFLQHGISVVTCNKIACSSAYSDYKKLKDLGRQFNASFLFETNVGAGLPVINTLNDLIRSGDKVRSIEAVLSGSLNFVFNNFVQDASFRTVVKAAQDEGYTEPDPRIDLSGVDVMRKILILARESGAVMELDDITNHSFLPAACLDAPSVADFYEQLDVHAGHFLAIRQQADAVGKKLKFVAKYEDGKASVGLQSVAPDHPFYNLEGKDNIVLYTTHRYAAQPLIVKGAGAGADVTASGIFADIIRTAR; this comes from the coding sequence ATGCAAGTATTAAAATTTGGCGGCACTTCTGTGGGAAGTACCAAGGCAATAGAACAGGTTTGTCACATTCTTCAGCACCATAAACCAGCCGGACAGTATGCCATTGTGGTATCAGCTATGGGTGGTATTACGGACAAGCTGATTCAATGCGGACAACTCGCCGGGCAAGGACAGGAACAATACCGGGTGATTTTACAGGAAATTGAAACCAGGCATCTGGATACGATCCGGGAACTGTTTCCTATTACTGCACAAAGCAGCCTGATCAGTCAGCTAAAGAAAAAACTCAATACGCTTGAAAGCCTGTGTGATGGTATATTCCAGGTAGGTGAGCTGAGTAAACGCTCTTTAGATAAAATTATGAGCTTCGGAGAACTGATCTCTTCCGTCCTCGTAGCAGAAAAATTAAAGCAACAAGGGCTGTATGCCGGGTGGAAAGACAGCCGGGAGCTGATCGTTACGGATGAATATTTTGGTAATGCCCGGGTAGATTTTCCGGCTACCAATCATCAGATCGCTGAATATTTCCAGGCAGCCCCGGCCGACTATATCGTATTTCCTGGTTTTGTAGCTCGCTCCCCCAGCGGAGAAACAACTACCCTGGGCCGGGGTGGTTCTGATTACACTGCTGCTATCATCGCTGCTGCTACCCATGCAGAAGTGCTGGACATCTGGACAGATGTAAGTGGTATGATGACGGCCGATCCCCGCCTGGTATCCCAGGCCATTCCCATCACCCATATTTCCTATGAGGAAGCAATGGAGCTATCTCACTTTGGCGCTAAAGTGATCTACCCTCCTACCATCCAACCTGTCATGGACAAACGTATTCCGATCTGGATCAAAAATACTTTTGCCCCTGCCGATCATGGCACCCTCATTCAGGACAATGCAGACCGCAGCTTCCCGGTTACCGGTATTTCCGGTATCCAGCATATCGCCCTGCTTACCCTGGAAGGAAGCGGCATGGTAGGTATCCCCGGATTCTCCAAAAGGCTGTTTGACGCCCTGCTGCAGGAACGGATCAACGTGATATTAATTACCCAGAGCTCGTCGGAACACTCTATTACCGTAGGTATTCATGAAGTGGATATGCTGAAAGCCAAAACAGCAGTAGACAGCGAGTTTTCCCAGGAGATACAGGAAAAGCATATAGAACCGCTGATTGTAGAAAGGGACATGAGCATTGTAGCGATCGTGGGAGATAAAATGAAAAACCACCATGGCACCAGCGGCAAATTATTCAGCGCCCTGGGCAGGAATGGCGTGAATGTAAGAGCGATTGCGCAGGGTTCTACAGAGAAAAATATCTCTACCGTTATCAATAAAGCAGATATCAGGAAAGCCCTGAACGTATTGCATGAAGCCTTTTTTGAAACGCCTTTAAAGCAGGTGAACATATTTATTGCCGGCGTAGGCAATGTAGGCAGCAAGCTACTGGAGCAGCTGCACCAGCAAAATACTTACCTGCAAAACGAATTAGGCTTGCAGGTACGGGTTATTGGATTGGCCAACAGCAAAAAGATGCTGCTGCAGGATAATAGTTTTGACCTGGAACAATGGCGGGAGCAGCTGGCCACCGGTGAGCCTACCGATATGCCCGCCTTTGTGCAGATGATCAAAACCCTTAACCTGCGCAACAGTGTATTTATAGATAATACTGCCAGCAAAGAGGTAGCTGCAGTATATGGAGAATTTTTACAGCATGGTATTTCTGTGGTAACCTGCAATAAAATTGCCTGTTCATCAGCATACAGTGATTACAAAAAGCTGAAAGACCTGGGGCGTCAGTTTAATGCCTCTTTCCTTTTTGAAACCAATGTAGGAGCCGGGCTTCCTGTGATCAATACACTGAACGACCTGATCAGAAGCGGCGATAAAGTGCGCAGCATCGAAGCCGTACTTTCCGGTAGCCTTAATTTTGTATTCAACAATTTTGTGCAGGATGCCAGTTTCCGGACAGTGGTAAAGGCCGCACAGGATGAAGGCTATACCGAACCGGACCCACGCATAGATCTGAGCGGTGTGGACGTGATGCGTAAAATCCTGATCCTGGCACGTGAAAGCGGTGCAGTGATGGAACTGGATGATATTACCAATCATTCCTTTTTGCCCGCAGCCTGTCTGGACGCTCCTTCTGTAGCCGATTTCTACGAACAGCTGGATGTACATGCCGGGCACTTCCTGGCTATCCGCCAGCAAGCCGATGCAGTGGGCAAGAAGCTCAAGTTTGTAGCAAAGTATGAAGACGGCAAAGCATCCGTTGGCTTACAATCTGTAGCCCCCGATCATCCGTTCTACAACCTGGAAGGAAAAGATAATATCGTATTGTATACCACCCACCGTTATGCAGCCCAACCGCTGATCGTAAAAGGTGCTGGCGCAGGAGCCGATGTTACCGCCTCCGGTATCTTTGCGGATATTATCAGAACGGCGCGGTAA